ATTACATCTTCGTGTTAGTCGGTTTTTTTGTATCTAAGATTTGGCGTTATAGAGCCTATATCTGTAATATCTCTAACTATTCCATTAACAACTAATTTTTATTTATCTGACTCCAGTGGCGCATCAGGAAGCGAGGATGATAGCTATATTAAAATGCTGGTTGCCAACACTAAGTCAATTGTCAAGTCTTTAAGTAGAGATTATGAGGCTTTTTCAGCGAAAAAATAAATGTTCTATTAAAATTTTGCTACCAATAGCTATTAAAATTAAACCACCCATGATTTCAATTTTATTATTTAACTTGTTGCCAACCTCATGACCAATAAATACTCCCGCAAAAGACAATAAAAAAGTAATTACGCCAATTAAAGTAGCCACATAAATAATCGAAATTTTAAGTAAAGATAATCCCAGACCAGCAACTAAAGCATCAATACTAGTTGCGATCGCTAAACCTAAAAGAGTATTAAAATCTAAGGGGTTAAACTTTGGTTTATCAGTTTCACATTGCAGTGATTCGTAGATCATTTTGCCCCCAATTAAGCTCAAAAGTAGAAAAGCTATCCAGTGGTCAAAATTCGCAATCAGTTGACTAAAGTTTACTCCAAGTCGCCAACCTAGCAAAAACATCAGCCATTGAAAACCACCAAAAAACAAAGCAATTTTTAAAGCTTTATTAATTTTAATTCTTTGAATTAGCAAACCACTAG
This DNA window, taken from Pleurocapsa sp. FMAR1, encodes the following:
- a CDS encoding manganese efflux pump MntP produces the protein MNIWGIIFLASGLAADAFAVSLTSGLLIQRIKINKALKIALFFGGFQWLMFLLGWRLGVNFSQLIANFDHWIAFLLLSLIGGKMIYESLQCETDKPKFNPLDFNTLLGLAIATSIDALVAGLGLSLLKISIIYVATLIGVITFLLSFAGVFIGHEVGNKLNNKIEIMGGLILIAIGSKILIEHLFFR